A portion of the Ferrimonas lipolytica genome contains these proteins:
- a CDS encoding FtsX-like permease family protein: protein MSSMWLRLLLGEWRQHALLYLWLVVGLVLAAGLLSGVEVLNRAAKSSFSQAEGSGDQQPSYRLYSLNPGYQIPHSFWLKLRLKGIEAQPVLIGRIKLADLTWLPLRGLSLPTVDGRPHWQTLVSPQTASRLGWSNDTVASDHTGQMLPRSQVVAGLGSWLWMDLAPAARLLGSEDKVSFLDIASLTSTQHQWLTAQLDDDWRLALQSDKAQQQQPLLSAFSMNLTALAVLSFLVGLLLAYHALSSLVRHRQYRYQVLTQLGVAPKQLATATAVELMLLSLVTGVGGSVVGVTIAQWLSPGVELTLTALYQADSVFEIHWRWQYGLYCCLLMVLTLSLLLAAKLAPWHKLQSFGRWLLLPLVTAVIWLTLYAATQAQALILSGLTLLLAMAAIPLLLAKSIGLLANYTSRLPVNLNWALADLKQSRVSLTMALVAISLALATAIATRILTGSFAIALDQHLSQRLFAVAYIRAPTEQLEMWLPKLEQLDGITDVKSLSQREGEVVGRATNIKVVSSKQVPVDTFHFKQADEHWWLAAANGACLINEPMALQQGLTVGQQIEVSSGHAQFSCNVAGIYYDYGNPNWEITVERSFAITEMRSLPLLGLGLKTESMSYSDSLAQQLESDLGIPAAAVFWQQDVLATAQSLFKRTFAITDALAWLTLGVALISWLASLMAQRKLWSPTNDLLSTLGMTPAQLFGARIGQLGLLLSLALTFSAALGVLLGWQLLARVNPLSFGWSMPIYPMAGQWWVWIGIVMALSLLLALLPAKQAHIHAVGERL from the coding sequence ATGAGTAGCATGTGGCTGCGGTTATTGCTGGGCGAATGGCGTCAACATGCGCTGCTGTACCTATGGCTAGTGGTTGGGTTAGTACTAGCTGCTGGTTTACTCAGCGGTGTTGAGGTGTTGAATCGCGCCGCCAAAAGCAGTTTTAGCCAAGCGGAAGGCAGTGGCGACCAACAACCATCTTACCGATTGTACTCACTCAATCCCGGCTATCAGATCCCGCACAGCTTTTGGCTTAAACTGAGGCTAAAAGGCATTGAGGCGCAACCGGTGTTGATCGGGCGGATTAAACTCGCCGATTTAACCTGGTTGCCGTTACGGGGGTTGTCGCTGCCAACAGTAGACGGTCGTCCGCATTGGCAAACCCTCGTTTCTCCTCAAACTGCATCAAGGCTAGGCTGGAGTAACGACACGGTAGCCTCCGATCATACTGGCCAAATGTTACCGCGGTCGCAGGTTGTTGCTGGGCTAGGAAGTTGGCTTTGGATGGATCTGGCCCCAGCTGCACGGCTGTTAGGCAGCGAAGATAAAGTCTCGTTTCTGGATATTGCCAGCCTAACGAGCACACAGCATCAATGGTTAACTGCTCAGCTAGATGACGATTGGCGTTTGGCGTTGCAATCAGACAAGGCGCAGCAACAACAACCGCTGCTAAGTGCATTTAGCATGAACCTCACCGCCTTGGCGGTGTTGAGTTTTTTAGTTGGGCTACTTCTGGCATATCACGCTTTATCCAGTTTGGTTCGCCATCGGCAATATCGCTATCAGGTTTTGACTCAGCTTGGGGTTGCTCCGAAACAGCTGGCAACTGCAACCGCAGTTGAACTAATGTTACTCAGCTTGGTTACAGGGGTTGGTGGCAGTGTGGTTGGGGTAACTATTGCTCAATGGTTGAGTCCAGGGGTAGAACTCACCTTAACAGCACTTTATCAAGCCGATTCGGTATTTGAGATTCACTGGCGTTGGCAATATGGCCTGTATTGCTGTTTGTTGATGGTACTGACTTTGTCGTTGTTATTGGCGGCAAAGTTAGCGCCATGGCACAAACTCCAATCCTTTGGTCGTTGGTTATTACTGCCACTAGTTACCGCCGTGATATGGCTAACACTTTATGCCGCAACACAAGCGCAGGCATTAATATTATCCGGTCTCACCTTGCTACTAGCAATGGCAGCGATCCCGCTGCTATTGGCTAAGTCCATCGGTCTACTGGCCAATTACACTAGCCGATTACCAGTCAATCTGAATTGGGCACTAGCCGATCTAAAGCAAAGCCGTGTCAGTCTTACTATGGCGTTGGTGGCGATAAGTCTGGCGTTAGCAACCGCGATTGCCACGCGCATACTTACTGGTTCGTTCGCCATCGCCCTAGATCAGCATCTATCGCAACGGCTGTTTGCAGTTGCCTATATTCGTGCACCAACCGAACAGCTTGAGATGTGGCTGCCAAAGCTTGAACAACTCGATGGCATCACCGACGTAAAATCGTTAAGTCAGCGCGAGGGTGAGGTTGTCGGCAGGGCAACTAATATCAAAGTGGTTTCGTCAAAGCAGGTACCAGTGGACACCTTTCACTTTAAGCAAGCTGACGAGCACTGGTGGTTGGCCGCTGCAAATGGTGCTTGTTTAATCAACGAGCCGATGGCTCTGCAGCAAGGGTTAACTGTGGGTCAACAGATAGAGGTAAGTAGTGGTCATGCCCAATTTAGCTGTAACGTCGCTGGGATCTATTACGACTATGGCAATCCCAATTGGGAAATCACCGTAGAACGATCTTTTGCGATTACTGAGATGCGGAGCTTGCCGTTGCTCGGGCTCGGCCTAAAAACGGAGTCGATGAGCTATAGCGATTCATTGGCCCAACAACTTGAATCCGATCTTGGTATTCCCGCAGCAGCGGTATTCTGGCAACAAGATGTTCTCGCTACTGCTCAGAGTTTGTTTAAGCGCACGTTTGCGATAACCGATGCCTTGGCATGGCTCACCTTGGGAGTGGCGTTAATATCGTGGTTGGCGAGCCTGATGGCGCAGCGAAAGCTGTGGTCGCCTACTAACGACTTGTTGTCGACGTTAGGTATGACCCCAGCGCAGCTATTTGGTGCGCGTATTGGTCAGCTTGGGCTGCTGCTTAGCTTGGCGCTGACTTTTTCTGCTGCATTGGGGGTTCTACTTGGCTGGCAGTTATTGGCTCGGGTTAACCCGCTTTCGTTCGGTTGGAGCATGCCGATATACCCTATGGCCGGTCAATGGTGGGTGTGGATAGGTATTGTTATGGCATTGTCGCTGCTGTTGGCACTGCTGCCAGCAAAGCAGGCTCACATTCACGCGGTTGGGGAGCGCTTATGA
- a CDS encoding aromatic amino acid transaminase yields MFEKIKQAPADPILGLNEAFKADSRSNKINLGVGVYKDDAGRTPILGCVKAAEALILEREQTKSYLGIDGHIAYRQQIKGLLFGCDHPVVNADRVRAAQAPGGTGALRIAGDFIKSNLGDKTIWISNPSWANHKQIFTTAGLTVNQYRYYDAERRSLDFDGLMADLDTLSDNDVVVLHGCCHNPSGIDPTLAQWQQMAASAKRNGWLPLFDFAYQGFATGVDEDAAGLRYFAAELEELLIANSFSKNFGLYNERIGAVSVVAKDTDAAERSLSQIKRVIRANYSNPPSHGAEVVATVLAEPALRSQWLDELEQMRSRIKLMRGAFVKGLADAGVAGDFSFIEYQNGMFSFSGLTPAQVGQLKEEFAIYIVGSGRINVAGITNDNLPHLIAAIKAVS; encoded by the coding sequence ATGTTTGAAAAGATAAAACAAGCTCCAGCCGATCCTATTCTTGGTTTAAACGAAGCCTTTAAAGCCGACAGCCGAAGTAACAAAATCAATCTTGGTGTTGGCGTATATAAAGATGACGCCGGTCGTACTCCAATTCTTGGTTGTGTAAAAGCCGCAGAAGCACTGATTTTAGAGCGCGAGCAGACCAAAAGTTACCTTGGAATTGATGGCCACATCGCCTACCGTCAGCAAATAAAAGGGCTGTTGTTTGGTTGCGACCATCCGGTGGTCAATGCGGATAGAGTTCGAGCCGCTCAAGCGCCAGGCGGTACCGGTGCTCTTCGTATCGCAGGCGACTTTATCAAATCAAACTTGGGTGACAAAACCATCTGGATCTCTAATCCGAGTTGGGCCAACCATAAACAGATCTTCACTACCGCGGGTTTAACCGTAAATCAGTATCGCTACTATGATGCAGAACGCCGTAGTTTAGATTTTGATGGTTTGATGGCCGATCTTGATACCCTTAGCGATAACGACGTTGTGGTATTACACGGCTGTTGTCACAACCCTAGCGGTATTGATCCAACCCTAGCGCAATGGCAACAGATGGCCGCTAGCGCCAAACGCAACGGCTGGTTACCGTTGTTTGATTTTGCCTACCAAGGTTTCGCCACCGGGGTTGATGAAGACGCTGCTGGTTTGCGTTACTTTGCCGCTGAGCTTGAAGAGCTGTTAATTGCCAATTCATTCTCAAAGAACTTCGGTTTATACAACGAGCGCATTGGTGCGGTTTCAGTGGTCGCTAAAGATACTGACGCAGCCGAGCGGTCGCTATCGCAGATCAAACGTGTAATCCGTGCAAACTACTCAAATCCACCAAGTCATGGTGCTGAAGTGGTCGCAACCGTCCTGGCCGAGCCCGCATTACGCAGCCAATGGCTAGACGAATTGGAACAGATGCGCAGCCGTATTAAACTGATGCGCGGCGCATTTGTAAAAGGGTTAGCGGATGCAGGTGTTGCAGGCGATTTTAGCTTTATTGAGTACCAGAACGGCATGTTTAGCTTTTCCGGCTTAACCCCAGCACAAGTAGGGCAGCTAAAAGAGGAGTTCGCTATCTACATCGTAGGTTCTGGTCGTATAAACGTCGCCGGCATCACCAATGATAACCTGCCACACTTAATTGCAGCGATTAAAGCGGTTTCATAA
- the pssA gene encoding CDP-diacylglycerol--serine O-phosphatidyltransferase yields MHLATQSIHPWLDQLDGVTVSPTEFEVLTSTQEYRERLIELIRTATKRIYLAALYLQDDEAGRAILTELYQAKQREPQLDIQVLVDFHRAQRGLIGKGPQVGNDKFYRDWAEKFAPAEIGVHGVPVKSREWSGVLHLKGFVIDDTLLYSGASINDVYLGWNERYRYDRYHVISNQALTDSMVAFMANELINDDAVVSLLELPIPTAKEMRREIRKFKLKLARTRYRFNDKVECNDGINIYPLLGLGRTSNQLNQTIVKALKSAQKRVFVCTPYFNFPAPVMSAIGKLMKQGVEVTVVVGDKTANDFFTPPDEPFSAVSALPYLYEQNLKRFAYRYQRYIDNGKLNIQLWKCDNHSYHLKGLQIDDSIYVLTGNNLNPRAWNLDLENGLLVHDKQGTLTSQFANERQCILRNTDRVSHFRDIEHNSVYPPKVAKLLKRIHRVKADLLLKRIL; encoded by the coding sequence ATGCATCTAGCAACTCAATCAATTCATCCATGGTTAGACCAACTTGATGGTGTAACCGTATCTCCAACCGAATTCGAAGTACTCACGTCGACACAGGAGTATCGCGAACGGTTGATTGAACTGATCCGTACCGCAACTAAGCGAATCTATCTGGCGGCGTTGTATCTGCAAGATGACGAGGCTGGTCGAGCTATTCTGACTGAGCTTTATCAGGCCAAGCAGCGTGAGCCCCAATTAGACATTCAAGTTTTGGTCGACTTTCATCGTGCCCAGCGCGGCTTGATCGGCAAAGGCCCACAGGTCGGTAACGATAAGTTTTACCGCGACTGGGCTGAAAAATTTGCTCCTGCTGAGATTGGCGTTCACGGTGTGCCGGTTAAAAGTCGAGAGTGGAGTGGAGTACTGCACCTAAAAGGATTCGTTATAGATGACACCCTATTGTATAGCGGTGCCAGCATTAACGATGTTTACCTTGGTTGGAATGAACGCTACCGCTACGATCGCTACCACGTAATTAGCAATCAAGCACTGACCGATTCGATGGTTGCCTTTATGGCCAACGAACTGATCAACGACGATGCAGTAGTGTCGCTCTTGGAGCTTCCGATCCCGACAGCCAAAGAGATGCGGCGCGAGATCCGCAAATTCAAGCTGAAGCTAGCCCGTACCCGTTATCGATTTAATGATAAGGTCGAGTGCAATGATGGCATTAACATCTACCCACTGTTGGGCTTAGGCCGAACCAGCAACCAGCTAAACCAAACAATCGTCAAGGCACTAAAAAGCGCGCAAAAGCGTGTGTTTGTCTGTACACCTTACTTCAACTTCCCGGCACCGGTAATGTCTGCTATTGGCAAGTTAATGAAGCAAGGCGTAGAAGTAACCGTAGTGGTTGGTGACAAAACGGCGAACGACTTCTTTACGCCGCCTGACGAACCGTTTTCCGCGGTTTCAGCATTGCCTTACCTGTACGAACAAAACCTAAAGCGCTTTGCTTATCGTTATCAGCGTTACATCGATAATGGCAAACTCAATATCCAATTGTGGAAGTGTGACAATCACAGCTACCACTTAAAGGGATTGCAGATAGACGACAGCATCTATGTGTTAACTGGTAATAACCTTAATCCACGAGCGTGGAATTTGGATCTTGAAAACGGCCTGTTGGTTCATGATAAACAAGGGACACTAACCTCCCAGTTTGCCAATGAACGCCAATGTATTCTGCGCAATACAGACCGGGTAAGTCACTTTAGGGATATCGAACACAACAGTGTCTACCCACCTAAGGTGGCTAAGTTGTTAAAGCGAATCCATCGCGTCAAAGCGGATTTGCTGCTTAAGCGAATCCTGTAA
- a CDS encoding extracellular solute-binding protein has translation MNKIKALLITALLAVTATAANAKDNVLYFYNWSEYMPEELLQEFEQETGIKVIYTTYDSNEMMFAKVDQLKGKGYDIVVPSTYYVKKMADAGLLQAVDKTKLSNFKHLDTAMLDKEYDPNNTYSIPYIWGSTGIGIYTDEIDPTTITSWKDLWDPKWEGQLMLMNDPREVFHMALRILGYSTNSQDPAQIKEAYELLRKLMPNALTFNSDNPGAPYVAGDVSLGMIWNGSTYEAQKEDPAISMIYPTEGAVFWMDNMSIPVGAENVEAAHKMINFLLRPEIAARVSEEIGYPTANKSAKALMDPDFAGNPLVFPSAEVIEAGEFQSDVGDAVQLYSDYWDKLRAGM, from the coding sequence ATGAATAAAATTAAAGCGTTGCTGATTACCGCATTGCTGGCGGTTACAGCTACCGCTGCAAACGCCAAAGACAACGTACTGTATTTCTATAACTGGTCTGAATACATGCCAGAAGAGTTGTTGCAGGAGTTCGAACAGGAAACTGGCATTAAAGTTATCTACACCACCTATGACTCTAATGAGATGATGTTCGCTAAGGTAGATCAGCTTAAGGGTAAGGGTTATGACATCGTGGTGCCGAGTACCTATTACGTTAAGAAGATGGCTGACGCAGGTTTGCTGCAAGCGGTTGATAAAACCAAGCTAAGCAACTTTAAGCACCTTGATACCGCCATGCTCGATAAAGAGTACGATCCAAACAATACCTACTCAATACCATACATCTGGGGATCAACCGGAATTGGTATCTACACCGATGAGATCGATCCTACCACCATCACCTCGTGGAAGGATCTGTGGGACCCTAAATGGGAAGGTCAGCTGATGCTGATGAATGACCCACGTGAAGTATTCCATATGGCACTGCGGATATTAGGTTACTCAACTAACAGTCAAGATCCGGCGCAGATCAAAGAGGCTTATGAGCTGCTGCGTAAGTTAATGCCGAACGCATTAACCTTCAACAGTGACAACCCAGGCGCACCATACGTTGCTGGCGACGTGTCGTTGGGAATGATCTGGAACGGTTCTACCTATGAAGCACAAAAGGAAGATCCTGCCATCAGCATGATCTACCCAACTGAAGGCGCAGTATTTTGGATGGATAACATGTCTATCCCGGTTGGTGCTGAGAACGTTGAAGCAGCGCACAAGATGATCAACTTCCTACTGCGTCCAGAAATTGCTGCACGTGTGAGCGAAGAGATCGGTTACCCAACCGCTAACAAGAGCGCTAAAGCGTTAATGGATCCAGATTTCGCTGGCAACCCACTGGTGTTCCCATCAGCCGAAGTTATCGAAGCAGGTGAGTTCCAATCAGATGTAGGTGATGCCGTTCAGCTGTACAGCGACTATTGGGATAAACTGCGCGCCGGTATGTAA
- a CDS encoding lipocalin-like domain-containing protein, producing the protein MTRVLVVLLFAIAIGGCSEQPTNEGINDTSNSRGAKVVAGKPISFPKDHGPHNDYGLEWWYLTANVTDQNGLHHGIQYTLFRFLGPTADQGEWWDGQWYMGHLMWEHQGQHLAWERFGRGVGQAGVVAMPFAAWVDDWRLQSVGDDYLPLALTATTAELTLDLVLADSPLVLHGDQGFSDKSGDGSLASYYYSLPRLQVSGSISADGEPFQVNGTAWLDREWSSALLDDRFSGWDWLALNFDDGDNMMLFCLRGDGHASNCEATWIDANGTVSTFGGDRFSLAPSNFVEVDGGDYPLEWRVVVPHKEIDVMVRSRSNDQLNRLSTTYWEGPTIISGSNSGYGFIEMTGRGEDFR; encoded by the coding sequence ATGACTAGGGTGTTAGTAGTATTGCTGTTTGCCATCGCAATCGGTGGCTGTTCTGAGCAGCCAACTAACGAGGGCATTAACGATACCAGCAATTCTCGTGGTGCCAAGGTTGTTGCCGGTAAACCGATAAGCTTCCCTAAAGATCACGGCCCTCATAACGATTATGGTCTTGAATGGTGGTATCTCACCGCCAACGTAACTGATCAAAATGGGCTTCATCATGGTATCCAATACACTCTGTTTCGTTTTCTAGGGCCAACCGCAGATCAAGGCGAGTGGTGGGATGGTCAATGGTACATGGGCCATTTGATGTGGGAGCACCAAGGGCAGCATCTGGCCTGGGAGCGGTTTGGTCGCGGTGTAGGGCAGGCTGGCGTGGTTGCGATGCCATTTGCTGCTTGGGTTGATGATTGGCGCCTGCAAAGTGTCGGGGATGATTATTTACCACTGGCACTTACTGCGACCACAGCTGAGTTAACACTTGATTTGGTGTTAGCCGACTCACCGTTGGTATTACATGGCGACCAAGGCTTTAGCGATAAAAGTGGCGATGGTAGTTTAGCTTCATATTATTATAGTTTGCCACGATTACAGGTAAGCGGATCCATCAGCGCTGACGGCGAACCATTTCAGGTTAATGGCACCGCGTGGCTCGACCGGGAGTGGTCATCAGCACTGTTAGATGACCGTTTTAGTGGCTGGGATTGGTTAGCTCTCAATTTTGACGACGGTGACAACATGATGTTGTTTTGCTTACGTGGTGATGGTCATGCCAGCAATTGCGAAGCAACGTGGATCGATGCCAACGGCACGGTTAGTACCTTTGGTGGCGACCGATTCTCATTGGCTCCAAGCAATTTTGTTGAGGTTGATGGCGGCGATTATCCACTTGAATGGCGAGTGGTTGTTCCGCACAAAGAGATCGACGTAATGGTGCGCAGTAGAAGCAATGACCAACTAAATAGATTGTCTACCACTTATTGGGAAGGCCCGACAATAATCAGTGGTAGCAATTCCGGTTATGGTTTTATCGAAATGACTGGTCGGGGCGAGGATTTTCGTTAA
- a CDS encoding ABC transporter ATP-binding protein, which produces MIKLENVTFSRADGQRSRKIVDQLSHQIEQGSQIALLGDSGAGKTTLLRLIGALEPLQQGKLWVNGTELSQLDATDRALHRRKQGVVFQDCQLLSTLSVRDNILLTYRLADGHGSPPLFEPLVEQLGISSLLDRMPQQLSGGEQQRVAIARALIHQPKLVLADEPTGNLDQTNSTVVCQLLQSLARQQGATLLMVTHSQRLAQQFRQNLILANGKLTAASNSNE; this is translated from the coding sequence ATGATTAAACTCGAAAACGTTACATTCAGCCGTGCTGACGGCCAACGAAGCCGTAAAATTGTCGACCAACTAAGCCACCAGATCGAACAGGGCAGTCAGATCGCTCTGCTTGGCGATAGTGGCGCAGGCAAAACTACGCTTTTGCGGCTGATTGGTGCGTTAGAACCGCTGCAACAAGGTAAGTTGTGGGTCAACGGAACCGAGCTATCCCAATTAGATGCGACAGATCGAGCACTGCATCGGCGTAAGCAAGGTGTGGTGTTTCAAGACTGCCAACTGTTGTCTACCTTATCCGTTCGCGACAACATTTTGCTCACGTACCGTCTCGCTGACGGCCACGGCTCGCCGCCCCTATTTGAGCCACTGGTAGAACAACTGGGGATATCATCTTTGCTCGACCGAATGCCACAACAACTGTCTGGTGGCGAACAGCAACGGGTTGCCATTGCCCGAGCGCTAATTCATCAACCTAAATTAGTGCTAGCGGATGAGCCGACCGGTAACCTTGATCAAACTAACTCCACTGTGGTGTGCCAACTACTGCAGTCGCTTGCTCGTCAGCAGGGGGCAACACTGTTAATGGTGACCCACAGTCAACGCTTAGCGCAGCAATTTCGTCAAAATTTGATACTCGCCAATGGCAAGCTAACGGCTGCGAGTAACAGTAATGAGTAG
- the dacB gene encoding D-alanyl-D-alanine carboxypeptidase/D-alanyl-D-alanine-endopeptidase, with product MSIKITTKSSLKSLILSVLLTVPAVSARANYADFGTLLPQGSEMGFILTNTAGTVLAEHNADNMMLPASTLKLVTATAAWLELGPDFRYHTRVFTGEVNNGVAEGDLIIQMSGDPTFSRADLYQLLKQVQLQGIHTIKGQLIFDDQLFYGYDRAKGWPWDDLGVCFSAPASAVMLDGNCVHVALEPKAGHIAVNKSAHIPLNIESNVRYEPMSSFCPLELNVDHQVYRLSGCTNKKTNLALALDEPEDYVRKVIYQQLQQLNISLEGDPDQQQAVTSQVGLHRSATLPKLLTLVLSNSDNLVSDSILRTLGARKYNVGSFQAGISAMRDSLKINLDMDLGSSDLYDGSGLSRYNLISPRTLATLLSSWQQDPRLQPLNDMLPIAGQTGTLRYRKSTAKLNGKLKAKTGTFKQVANLAGIITTKDDQQLVVVQFVNGINGNSADAKAQVSEFEQALLQCIHHRCFSDN from the coding sequence ATGAGCATTAAAATCACTACTAAATCTAGCTTAAAGTCACTGATTTTGAGTGTCCTATTAACCGTTCCAGCTGTATCCGCTCGCGCTAATTATGCAGATTTCGGCACCTTACTGCCGCAAGGCAGTGAAATGGGGTTCATTCTTACCAATACCGCTGGCACGGTTTTGGCGGAACATAACGCCGACAACATGATGCTTCCGGCTTCAACACTAAAGCTGGTAACTGCGACGGCGGCGTGGCTCGAGCTTGGGCCAGACTTTCGTTACCACACGCGAGTATTTACCGGCGAAGTCAATAATGGCGTAGCTGAAGGCGACCTGATTATTCAAATGAGTGGTGATCCAACGTTCAGCCGCGCCGATCTCTACCAACTGCTCAAGCAGGTTCAGCTGCAAGGCATCCATACCATCAAGGGTCAGCTGATCTTCGACGACCAACTGTTTTATGGTTACGATCGAGCTAAAGGATGGCCGTGGGATGATCTTGGTGTTTGTTTCTCAGCCCCTGCGTCAGCAGTTATGCTCGATGGCAACTGCGTTCACGTCGCACTTGAACCTAAAGCTGGCCATATCGCCGTCAATAAATCAGCTCATATCCCGCTTAACATCGAATCTAATGTCCGCTATGAGCCGATGAGCTCGTTCTGCCCGCTTGAGCTTAATGTTGACCATCAGGTGTATCGACTCAGTGGCTGCACTAATAAAAAGACTAACTTAGCGTTGGCGTTAGACGAGCCTGAAGATTACGTGCGCAAGGTGATATATCAGCAATTACAACAGCTCAATATCTCACTTGAGGGAGATCCAGACCAACAGCAAGCCGTAACCAGCCAAGTTGGTTTGCATCGTTCGGCAACGCTGCCCAAATTACTCACTCTGGTGTTGAGCAATTCAGATAACTTAGTCAGTGACAGTATCCTCCGTACCCTAGGTGCACGAAAGTACAATGTTGGTAGCTTCCAAGCTGGCATCAGCGCCATGCGCGACAGTCTTAAAATCAATTTGGATATGGATCTTGGTAGCAGTGATCTCTATGACGGCTCTGGCTTGTCCCGCTACAATCTTATTAGCCCGCGCACATTGGCTACTTTGCTCAGTTCTTGGCAGCAGGACCCACGCTTACAGCCACTCAACGATATGCTACCGATAGCAGGTCAAACCGGAACGCTGCGTTACCGCAAGAGTACCGCAAAACTCAACGGCAAACTTAAAGCGAAAACTGGCACGTTTAAACAAGTCGCCAACCTTGCAGGTATAATTACCACCAAGGATGATCAACAACTGGTTGTTGTTCAGTTCGTTAACGGCATCAATGGCAATAGTGCCGACGCTAAGGCTCAGGTCAGTGAGTTTGAACAAGCCTTATTACAATGTATCCATCATCGTTGCTTCAGCGACAATTAA
- a CDS encoding methyltransferase, with the protein MVSQWQQRITQLVHYLGSYRSLWHESVFNQPQPLWLQQHPQLADWLLALPEQQVIEYDLNQAALITDASVYLNDLYDLAKLSQFDLVEVALPKPINPRQFAHIPGRKLEQIQSFVAALPPYDGKLLEWCSGKGHLGRLFAQQHGNSVVSLEYDKALCDSGTELAARAQLPQRFICQDALATEAADVVQSRQRAVALHACGDLHRQLLHHGVNNKTEQLAISPCCYHLTTEELYQPLSNLALELSLPLDRSHLRLAVLQTKTAPERVRRLRATEVSYRLGFKRLLASINVLQQPLPSCGKAIFSQGFESFCRWACAELRIELNTTPCWDELELQGQADWQRQRRLDLARQLFRPALESYLVLDRALYLAENGYQVSISRFCQDQITPRNILIFAKRHSE; encoded by the coding sequence TTGGTCTCTCAATGGCAGCAGAGAATAACCCAGCTGGTTCACTACCTTGGCAGCTACCGAAGTCTGTGGCATGAAAGTGTGTTCAATCAACCGCAGCCGTTGTGGTTGCAACAACACCCACAACTTGCAGATTGGCTGTTGGCGCTGCCAGAGCAGCAGGTAATCGAGTACGACTTGAACCAAGCTGCATTAATTACTGACGCTAGCGTCTATTTAAATGATCTTTATGACCTTGCTAAGCTCTCCCAATTTGACTTGGTAGAGGTAGCGTTACCGAAGCCGATTAACCCTCGCCAGTTCGCTCATATCCCCGGTAGGAAGTTGGAACAGATCCAATCTTTTGTAGCGGCATTACCTCCATACGACGGTAAATTATTGGAGTGGTGTTCAGGCAAAGGCCACCTCGGCCGCTTGTTCGCTCAGCAGCACGGCAATAGTGTTGTGAGCTTGGAATACGATAAAGCGCTGTGTGACAGTGGCACTGAGTTGGCAGCGCGGGCGCAACTACCACAACGATTCATTTGCCAAGATGCATTAGCCACTGAAGCAGCAGATGTTGTCCAATCACGTCAGCGCGCAGTTGCCTTACATGCCTGTGGCGATCTTCACCGGCAGCTGTTGCACCACGGAGTCAACAACAAAACGGAACAGTTAGCCATAAGTCCTTGCTGTTACCATCTAACTACCGAAGAACTCTATCAGCCGCTGTCTAACCTTGCTCTCGAGTTATCGTTACCCTTGGATCGCAGTCATCTACGTTTAGCGGTCTTGCAGACCAAAACGGCACCGGAGCGGGTTCGGCGTTTAAGGGCAACAGAAGTTAGCTATCGACTTGGCTTTAAGCGTTTGTTGGCGAGCATTAATGTACTGCAACAACCACTACCGTCTTGTGGTAAAGCGATATTCTCTCAAGGGTTTGAGTCATTTTGCCGCTGGGCGTGTGCCGAACTGCGGATTGAGTTGAATACAACACCCTGCTGGGATGAGCTTGAGCTGCAAGGTCAGGCTGATTGGCAACGGCAACGGCGGCTTGATCTCGCTCGGCAACTGTTTCGACCTGCATTGGAAAGCTATCTGGTGCTAGATCGTGCCCTATATTTGGCTGAAAACGGTTATCAAGTAAGTATATCTAGGTTCTGTCAGGACCAGATCACCCCTAGAAACATACTGATTTTCGCAAAACGTCATTCAGAGTGA